Proteins encoded by one window of Hyphomicrobium nitrativorans NL23:
- a CDS encoding pyruvate, water dikinase regulatory protein translates to MTNSRPSYFHLHLVSDSTGETLTTIAKAAAVQYSQMRPIEHMHPLVRNARQLKRVLQEIEQAPGIVLYTIVNTDLISEIEQRCKELKVPCYAVLQPIMQVFESYLGAPQTPTVAGQHVLDADYFRRIDALNFSMAHDDGRLPDNLNEADIILLGISRTSKTPTSIYLAQRGYKTANVPIVPGLPFPEELAGDHTAFVACLIASPDRIAEVRRNRALLIGDRDLDDYVDRSRIAAEIAITRKLCAKHGWPVIDVTRRSVEETAATIIRLMQDKEAEERAAAEDKETAAESGHEA, encoded by the coding sequence ATGACCAACAGCCGGCCGAGCTACTTCCACCTCCATCTCGTCTCGGATTCGACCGGCGAGACGCTGACCACGATCGCCAAGGCGGCGGCCGTTCAGTATTCGCAGATGCGGCCCATCGAGCATATGCATCCGCTCGTTCGCAACGCGCGCCAGTTGAAGCGCGTACTTCAGGAGATCGAGCAGGCACCGGGCATCGTGCTCTATACGATCGTCAACACGGACCTGATTTCGGAGATCGAGCAGCGCTGCAAGGAGCTGAAGGTTCCCTGTTACGCGGTGCTGCAACCGATCATGCAGGTGTTCGAATCGTACCTCGGCGCGCCGCAGACGCCGACCGTTGCCGGCCAGCACGTGCTCGATGCCGACTACTTCCGCCGCATCGACGCCTTGAACTTCTCGATGGCGCACGACGACGGCCGCCTGCCGGACAACCTGAACGAAGCCGACATCATCCTGCTCGGCATCTCGCGCACATCGAAAACGCCGACGAGCATTTATCTCGCGCAGCGCGGGTACAAGACGGCCAACGTGCCGATCGTGCCGGGCCTGCCGTTTCCGGAAGAGCTGGCTGGAGATCATACCGCGTTCGTGGCCTGCCTGATCGCAAGCCCGGACCGCATAGCGGAGGTGAGGCGCAACCGCGCGCTCCTCATCGGCGACCGGGACCTCGACGACTATGTCGACCGCAGCCGGATTGCGGCCGAGATCGCGATCACGCGCAAGCTCTGCGCGAAGCATGGCTGGCCGGTAATCGACGTGACGCGCCGTTCGGTCGAAGAGACGGCAGCCACCATCATTCGCCTGATGCAGGATAAAGAGGCGGAAGAGCGGGCCGCGGCGGAGGATAAGGAAACCGCAGCGGAATCCGGCCATGAGGCGTAA
- the hemE gene encoding uroporphyrinogen decarboxylase codes for MALGGEGGLKTAERKFLAPFRGEALKVPPIWLMRQAGRYLPEYRATRTEAGGFLNLCYTPALAAEVTLQPIRRYGFDAAILFSDILVVPDALGQEVRFEEGEGPRLDPIRSATDLSRLDVGATGTKFALVAETVQRLRQDLPAETALIGFCGAPWTVATYMVQGRGSPDQAEARLWAYRDPEGFADLIDTLVETSVEYLDLQVKAGADCLQIFDTWAGSLPDDEFDRWVVAPTRQIREAIKDRHPDIPVIGFPRGAGAAVVWYVAETGVDGVSFDTAAPPFLMSETFEEDDVVVQGNLDPLLLVAGGARLDARVDEILDLMQGKRFIFNLGHGIVPQTPPEHVAQLVERVRSRR; via the coding sequence ATGGCTCTCGGTGGAGAAGGCGGGCTCAAGACAGCGGAACGGAAGTTCCTGGCACCGTTTCGTGGCGAGGCGCTCAAGGTGCCGCCGATCTGGCTGATGCGCCAGGCGGGGCGCTATCTGCCGGAGTATCGGGCGACGCGGACCGAGGCGGGGGGGTTCCTGAACCTCTGCTACACGCCGGCGCTGGCCGCCGAGGTGACGCTGCAGCCGATCCGCCGTTATGGTTTCGATGCCGCCATTCTGTTCTCGGACATCCTGGTGGTGCCGGATGCGCTGGGCCAGGAGGTCCGGTTCGAGGAAGGCGAGGGGCCGAGGCTCGATCCGATCCGTTCCGCGACCGATCTTTCGCGGCTCGACGTGGGTGCGACGGGCACCAAGTTCGCGCTCGTCGCGGAGACGGTTCAGCGGCTGCGGCAGGATTTGCCGGCGGAGACGGCGCTGATCGGGTTCTGCGGGGCGCCATGGACGGTCGCGACCTATATGGTTCAGGGGCGCGGGTCGCCCGACCAGGCAGAGGCCCGGCTCTGGGCGTATCGCGATCCGGAAGGGTTCGCGGATCTCATCGACACGCTGGTCGAGACGTCCGTCGAATATCTCGATTTGCAGGTCAAAGCCGGTGCGGATTGTCTCCAGATTTTCGATACCTGGGCTGGATCGCTGCCGGACGACGAGTTCGACCGCTGGGTTGTGGCGCCCACGCGTCAGATCCGGGAAGCCATCAAGGACCGGCATCCGGACATTCCCGTCATTGGTTTTCCGCGCGGGGCAGGCGCGGCCGTCGTCTGGTACGTGGCCGAGACAGGGGTGGACGGTGTGAGTTTCGACACGGCTGCGCCGCCGTTTCTCATGAGCGAGACGTTCGAGGAGGACGACGTGGTGGTCCAGGGCAATCTGGATCCCTTGCTCCTGGTGGCGGGCGGCGCGCGGCTGGACGCGCGTGTGGACGAAATTTTGGACCTGATGCAGGGCAAGAGATTCATCTTCAACCTGGGCCATGGAATCGTGCCACAAACACCGCCGGAGCATGTGGCGCAGCTCGTCGAGCGGGTGCGATCTCGGAGATAA
- the hemJ gene encoding protoporphyrinogen oxidase HemJ yields the protein MTRASDEHASPGKRAAVAVAITAVLCLVAVLLLGPDAYLWLKAVHVMAVISWMAGMLYLPRLFVYHSEAVPGSELSETLKVMERRLLRIIVNPAMIAAWVLGLWLGWQGGLFGTGWFHAKLALVLTLSGVHGYYSAAVRRFAEDRNTASTRHWRIWNEVPAALMAGIVILVVVKPF from the coding sequence ATGACCCGTGCCAGCGACGAGCATGCCTCTCCGGGAAAGCGAGCAGCGGTCGCTGTTGCGATCACGGCGGTGTTGTGCCTTGTCGCCGTGCTCTTGCTCGGGCCGGATGCTTACCTCTGGCTCAAGGCCGTGCACGTGATGGCCGTTATTTCCTGGATGGCGGGGATGCTCTATCTGCCGCGGCTTTTTGTCTATCATTCCGAGGCCGTTCCCGGCTCGGAACTGTCCGAAACGCTGAAGGTGATGGAGCGGCGACTGCTCCGGATCATCGTCAATCCCGCGATGATCGCGGCGTGGGTGCTTGGACTCTGGCTTGGCTGGCAGGGCGGCCTCTTCGGCACCGGGTGGTTTCACGCCAAGCTGGCTCTGGTCCTCACGCTTTCTGGGGTACATGGGTACTACTCGGCCGCCGTGCGCCGTTTCGCCGAGGATCGCAACACGGCCTCGACGCGCCATTGGCGGATTTGGAACGAGGTGCCGGCAGCCCTCATGGCCGGGATCGTCATTCTGGTGGTCGTGAAACCGTTTTGA
- the rho gene encoding transcription termination factor Rho, with product MTEMKLEDLKLKSPTELLSFAEEVGVENASTLRKQELMFATLKQLAAKDIDITGVGVVEVLQDGFGFLRSPDANYLPGPDDIYISPSQIRRFALRTGDTVEGEIRSPKEGERYFALLKVNRINFEDPEAVKHKIHFDNLTPLYPTSWLKMEIEDPTIRDLSARVIDIVVPLGKGQRALIVAPPRTGKTVLLQNIAHSITANHPECYLIVLLIDERPEEVTDMQRSVKGEVISSTFDEPASRHVQVSEMVIEKAKRLVEHKRDVVILLDSITRLGRAYNTVVPSSGKVLTGGVDSNALQRPKRFFGAARNIEEGGSLTIIATALIDTGSRMDEVIFEEFKGTGNSEIILDRKVSDKRVFPAIDVSRSGTRKEDLLVPKDQLKKVYVLRRILNPMGTMDAIEFLIDKLRSTKTNGEFFQSMNT from the coding sequence ATGACCGAAATGAAGCTCGAGGACCTCAAGCTCAAGTCCCCCACCGAGCTCCTGAGTTTTGCCGAAGAAGTCGGCGTCGAGAATGCCAGCACGCTGCGCAAGCAGGAGCTGATGTTCGCGACGTTGAAGCAGCTTGCCGCCAAGGATATCGATATCACCGGAGTCGGTGTCGTCGAAGTGCTTCAGGACGGCTTCGGGTTTCTTCGCTCGCCGGATGCGAACTATTTGCCCGGTCCGGACGACATCTATATCTCGCCATCGCAGATCCGGCGCTTCGCGCTCAGGACCGGCGACACGGTCGAGGGCGAGATCCGGAGCCCCAAGGAGGGCGAGCGCTATTTCGCGCTGCTCAAGGTCAACCGGATCAACTTCGAGGATCCGGAAGCGGTCAAACACAAGATCCACTTCGACAACCTGACGCCGCTCTATCCGACGAGCTGGCTCAAGATGGAAATCGAAGATCCGACCATCCGCGATCTTTCGGCCCGCGTGATCGACATCGTGGTGCCACTCGGAAAGGGCCAGCGCGCGCTCATCGTCGCGCCGCCGCGGACAGGTAAGACCGTCCTGTTGCAGAACATCGCCCACTCCATCACCGCCAATCATCCCGAGTGCTATCTCATCGTGCTGCTCATCGACGAGCGGCCGGAGGAAGTCACCGACATGCAGCGTTCGGTGAAGGGCGAGGTGATCTCCTCGACCTTCGACGAGCCGGCTTCGCGGCACGTGCAGGTCTCGGAAATGGTGATCGAGAAGGCCAAGCGCTTGGTCGAGCACAAGCGGGACGTCGTGATCCTGCTCGACAGCATCACGCGCCTCGGCCGCGCCTACAACACCGTGGTGCCGTCATCCGGCAAGGTGCTGACGGGCGGTGTCGATTCCAACGCGTTGCAGCGTCCGAAGCGGTTCTTCGGCGCCGCGCGCAACATCGAGGAAGGCGGGTCGCTCACCATCATCGCGACGGCGCTGATCGATACCGGTAGCCGCATGGACGAGGTCATCTTCGAAGAGTTCAAGGGCACGGGTAACTCGGAAATCATTCTCGACCGCAAGGTTTCCGACAAGCGTGTGTTTCCCGCCATCGATGTCTCGCGCTCCGGCACGCGCAAGGAAGATCTGCTGGTGCCGAAGGATCAGCTCAAGAAGGTCTATGTGCTTCGGCGCATTCTCAACCCGATGGGAACGATGGATGCCATCGAGTTCCTCATCGACAAGCTGCGCTCGACCAAGACCAACGGCGAGTTCTTCCAGTCGATGAATACGTAG
- a CDS encoding sterol desaturase family protein, producing the protein MNSGPLRTLVRYGYFPFMVLGLNGAAYYVVAYGHSYAWLALLIGILLATAFAAERILPWYEEWNHSHGDEKTNIFHAIVYEAQNLNGILTIPLVAWLTSGSLNAGIWPTDWPILAQLILAVVLADFALTYLHYLSHRFSFLWRLHAVHHGVARLYGFNGLVRHPLHQIIDLVLGTAPLALAGMPVEVAALLGFVITVQLVVQHSNVAYALGPLRNHLAIGQIHHLHHVNWGKEGDCNFGLFFTIWDRMLGTFHPEPPRPITARDMGVDEVPDFPKRYMDQLAFPLHYKPGEGVQSGLKTKAETQKPPQTAAAQARALHDAAE; encoded by the coding sequence ATGAATTCTGGACCACTTCGCACTCTTGTCCGGTATGGATATTTCCCGTTCATGGTGCTCGGCCTCAACGGCGCGGCGTACTACGTCGTCGCTTATGGTCATTCCTATGCTTGGCTCGCACTCCTCATCGGCATCCTCCTGGCAACGGCGTTCGCGGCGGAGCGGATCCTTCCCTGGTATGAGGAATGGAACCACTCGCACGGTGACGAAAAGACGAACATCTTTCATGCCATCGTCTACGAGGCGCAGAACCTCAACGGCATCCTCACGATTCCGCTTGTGGCCTGGCTGACGTCGGGAAGCCTCAACGCGGGGATCTGGCCGACGGACTGGCCGATCTTGGCGCAGCTCATTCTGGCAGTCGTGCTGGCCGATTTCGCGCTCACCTATCTCCACTATCTAAGCCACCGTTTTTCATTTCTATGGCGGCTGCATGCGGTGCACCACGGCGTGGCGCGGCTCTATGGATTTAACGGACTGGTCCGCCACCCGCTGCACCAGATCATCGATTTGGTGCTCGGCACCGCGCCGTTGGCGCTTGCAGGCATGCCGGTTGAGGTTGCCGCGCTGCTCGGGTTTGTCATCACGGTGCAGCTCGTCGTGCAACACTCGAACGTAGCTTACGCGCTTGGGCCGCTGCGCAACCACCTCGCCATCGGGCAGATCCATCACTTGCATCACGTGAACTGGGGCAAGGAAGGCGACTGCAACTTCGGCCTGTTCTTCACAATCTGGGATCGCATGCTCGGCACCTTCCATCCCGAGCCCCCGCGCCCCATCACGGCGCGCGACATGGGCGTCGACGAAGTTCCGGACTTCCCGAAGCGGTACATGGACCAGCTCGCGTTCCCGCTCCATTACAAACCCGGTGAGGGTGTGCAGTCCGGCTTGAAGACGAAAGCCGAGACCCAGAAACCGCCGCAAACGGCCGCCGCTCAAGCCCGCGCCCTCCACGACGCGGCAGAGTGA
- a CDS encoding thioredoxin domain-containing protein, which yields MSRNRLGDESSPYLLQHKDNPVHWWAWGPEALAEAKTTGKPILLSVGYSACHWCHVMAHESFEDDETAAVMNERFVNIKVDREERPDIDAIYMGALHKLNQQGGWPLTMFLDSDARPFWGGTYFPKVPTYGRPAFIEVLERISDAYHQQPEKVAGNANAITEALAEMTESGAGPEVTDPLIREITGRLAHLVDPTHGGITGAPKFPQWSFFWLLWRGAIRYRNDAAKQAVITTLERMSQGGIYDHLGGGFARYSVDELWLVPHFEKMLYDNALLIDLMTEVWRETKSPLLQARVAETVAWLSREMVVEGGGFAAALDADSEGEEGKFYVWSAEEIERVLGAEDAAVFAKAYDVTLDGNWEGHTILNRLDAKTLGSDGEDAKLVALRAKLLDARAGRIRPGWDDKVLADWNGLMIAALARAGIVFDRSDWVTMARTAFTYVTEKMTVDGRIVHSIRHGRGRAPGTAHDYANMIWAALRLYQATGENAYLAKAIEWVAILDRHYWSEDAGGYFTAADDTSDVIVRLRTASDDATPAANATMVSNLAALATLTGDSRFVRRAESIMRAFSADLAKNLVAHTGLLAAAMDLLAPQLVVIVASESEPHSALGAVARSMSIPGAVELEVRGAIGALGPPALHGKSAEDGRSTAYVCVGPQCSLPANSEAQLRQAVLDLRSVA from the coding sequence ATGAGCCGCAACCGCCTCGGCGACGAGAGTAGCCCCTATCTCCTCCAGCACAAGGACAACCCCGTCCACTGGTGGGCCTGGGGACCGGAGGCGCTGGCCGAGGCCAAGACGACTGGCAAGCCCATCCTGCTTTCCGTCGGCTACTCCGCCTGCCACTGGTGCCACGTGATGGCGCACGAGTCCTTCGAGGACGACGAGACAGCGGCCGTGATGAACGAGCGTTTCGTCAACATCAAGGTGGATCGCGAGGAACGCCCCGACATCGATGCGATCTACATGGGCGCGCTGCACAAGCTCAACCAGCAGGGCGGTTGGCCGCTCACCATGTTCCTCGACAGCGACGCGCGGCCCTTCTGGGGCGGCACCTATTTCCCGAAGGTGCCGACGTATGGCCGGCCCGCCTTCATCGAGGTGCTCGAACGCATCTCGGACGCTTACCATCAGCAACCCGAGAAGGTGGCCGGCAACGCCAATGCGATCACCGAAGCGCTCGCTGAGATGACGGAGAGCGGCGCGGGCCCCGAGGTGACCGATCCGCTCATTCGAGAGATCACGGGGCGTCTCGCACACCTCGTCGATCCCACGCACGGCGGCATCACGGGCGCACCGAAGTTTCCGCAATGGAGCTTCTTCTGGCTGCTCTGGCGCGGCGCGATCCGCTATCGCAATGACGCAGCCAAGCAGGCGGTGATCACCACACTCGAACGGATGAGCCAGGGCGGCATCTACGATCACCTCGGTGGCGGGTTCGCGCGCTACTCGGTGGACGAGCTTTGGCTGGTCCCGCACTTCGAGAAGATGCTCTACGACAACGCGCTGCTGATCGATCTGATGACCGAAGTGTGGCGCGAGACGAAGAGCCCCCTGCTCCAAGCACGCGTCGCGGAAACGGTCGCGTGGCTTTCACGTGAAATGGTGGTCGAAGGCGGCGGGTTTGCAGCCGCGCTCGATGCCGACAGCGAAGGCGAGGAAGGCAAGTTCTACGTCTGGTCTGCGGAGGAAATCGAACGCGTGCTCGGCGCGGAAGATGCAGCCGTCTTCGCGAAGGCCTACGACGTGACGCTCGATGGCAATTGGGAAGGCCACACGATCCTGAACCGTCTCGATGCGAAGACGCTCGGATCGGACGGCGAGGACGCCAAGCTCGTGGCGCTGCGCGCGAAGTTGCTCGACGCGCGCGCAGGCCGCATCCGCCCCGGCTGGGACGACAAGGTGCTCGCCGATTGGAACGGGTTGATGATCGCAGCACTCGCGCGTGCAGGCATCGTGTTCGATCGATCGGACTGGGTGACGATGGCGCGCACAGCCTTCACCTACGTCACCGAAAAGATGACCGTCGATGGACGCATCGTTCACTCAATCCGTCATGGTCGCGGCCGGGCGCCGGGCACCGCGCACGATTACGCGAACATGATCTGGGCCGCGCTGCGTCTCTACCAGGCAACGGGCGAAAACGCGTATCTCGCGAAGGCCATCGAATGGGTCGCAATCCTCGACCGGCATTACTGGTCGGAGGATGCAGGCGGTTACTTCACCGCCGCCGACGATACGTCGGACGTGATCGTGCGCCTGCGCACGGCAAGTGACGATGCAACTCCCGCCGCCAACGCGACGATGGTTTCGAACCTCGCGGCACTCGCAACACTCACGGGTGACTCGCGCTTTGTAAGACGCGCCGAGAGCATAATGCGCGCGTTCTCCGCCGACCTCGCGAAGAACCTCGTGGCCCATACGGGTCTCCTTGCCGCAGCGATGGATCTATTGGCTCCGCAGCTCGTTGTCATAGTCGCGAGCGAGTCCGAGCCGCACTCCGCGCTTGGCGCGGTCGCACGCAGCATGTCGATTCCAGGTGCTGTCGAACTCGAAGTCCGCGGCGCCATCGGCGCGCTCGGCCCCCCGGCCCTGCATGGCAAATCGGCAGAAGACGGAAGGTCAACAGCCTATGTCTGTGTCGGCCCTCAATGTTCCCTCCCGGCGAACAGCGAAGCCCAGTTGCGGCAAGCTGTCCTCGACCTTCGTTCTGTTGCGTGA
- the mnmE gene encoding tRNA uridine-5-carboxymethylaminomethyl(34) synthesis GTPase MnmE produces MTSQPEPTIFALASAPGRAGVAVVRISGTGAGRVLDFMAAPRPEPRRAVGRAIRHPEGGTVLDRGVVLWFPSPKSFTGEDVVELHLHGGRAVVQAVLAALTVLPGLRLAEPGEFARRAFEAGKLDLAEVEGLADLIDAETEGQRRQALAQATGALSGLYEGWRASVIDALAYVEAGLDFSDEADIGEKTFAEARSIIGVLVPAVNHHLDDGHRGEILREGFRVALTGPPNAGKSSLLNALARRDAAIVSAEAGTTRDVIEVRLDLKGLPVIVSDTAGFREAAGDIEREGMRRSLAVAQAADLVLWLTDATGPRTTMPAELAAVADRTLLVLNKVDLLSGGSAPVLPDDMVPLSVKSGEGVADLVERLQVIASERIGHPGETVLTQVRHRRLVELARDSLVAFLQGASDDVELRAEDLRRAADALGRITGRVDVEDVLDQIFGRFCIGK; encoded by the coding sequence ATGACCTCACAACCCGAGCCCACCATTTTCGCTCTCGCGAGCGCTCCCGGCCGCGCAGGCGTCGCGGTCGTGCGCATCTCGGGGACGGGCGCCGGGCGCGTGCTGGACTTCATGGCGGCGCCGCGCCCTGAGCCACGGCGCGCCGTCGGCCGTGCGATCCGTCATCCGGAGGGCGGGACGGTTCTCGACCGCGGCGTGGTGCTGTGGTTCCCGTCACCCAAGAGCTTCACCGGCGAGGACGTGGTGGAGCTTCATCTGCATGGCGGGCGCGCGGTGGTGCAGGCCGTTCTCGCAGCGCTCACCGTCCTGCCGGGCCTGCGGCTTGCCGAGCCGGGCGAATTCGCGCGTCGCGCGTTCGAAGCCGGGAAGCTCGACCTTGCCGAAGTGGAAGGCCTCGCGGATCTCATCGATGCCGAGACCGAGGGGCAGCGGCGCCAGGCACTGGCGCAGGCTACGGGCGCTCTCTCGGGGCTCTACGAGGGCTGGCGGGCGAGCGTGATCGATGCGCTTGCCTACGTTGAAGCCGGGCTCGATTTCTCGGATGAAGCCGACATCGGCGAGAAGACCTTCGCGGAAGCGCGATCCATCATCGGGGTGCTGGTCCCTGCGGTGAACCATCACCTCGACGACGGTCATCGCGGAGAGATCCTGCGCGAGGGGTTTCGGGTTGCGCTCACCGGGCCGCCGAATGCCGGCAAGTCGAGCCTGCTCAATGCGCTTGCCCGGCGGGATGCCGCCATCGTCTCGGCGGAGGCGGGCACGACGCGGGATGTCATCGAGGTGCGGCTCGATCTCAAGGGCCTTCCGGTGATCGTATCCGACACGGCAGGTTTCCGGGAGGCCGCAGGCGACATCGAACGCGAAGGCATGCGGCGCAGCCTGGCTGTGGCCCAGGCGGCGGATCTCGTGCTGTGGCTCACCGACGCGACGGGCCCGCGCACGACGATGCCGGCGGAACTCGCCGCCGTCGCCGACCGGACGCTGCTCGTTCTCAACAAGGTCGATCTGCTCTCTGGCGGATCGGCGCCTGTGCTTCCGGACGACATGGTGCCGCTTTCGGTGAAGAGCGGCGAGGGCGTTGCCGATCTTGTCGAGCGCCTTCAGGTGATCGCCTCCGAGCGCATCGGTCACCCTGGGGAGACGGTGCTGACGCAGGTCCGTCACCGCAGGCTGGTGGAGCTTGCGCGCGACAGTCTCGTCGCGTTTCTCCAAGGGGCATCAGATGATGTGGAGCTTCGCGCCGAGGATCTTCGCCGCGCGGCGGATGCGCTGGGCCGGATCACGGGGCGCGTGGATGTGGAGGACGTGCTCGACCAGATCTTCGGCCGCTTCTGCATCGGGAAGTGA